One genomic region from Muriicola soli encodes:
- a CDS encoding lipopolysaccharide biosynthesis protein, with the protein MSQLKRGALLNYTTIIVTNVVGLLLTPFIIKSLGDDEFGLYTMIGAFVGYISVLDFGLSNAVVRFVAKYKAEKDQTGEENFLATTLIIYGIISVIVIIVGTICYFNLENIFSNSLDLVQLEKAKIMFAILIFALAIGLPAGAFEGICFGYERFVFPKSVKLCRYLLRSVMVVGLLLLGGDAVSLVILDVTLNIILIAIIIYYVIRRLNVKFRLHQFSFDLPKRIFSYSIWIFVFVLVGQFQWKVGQMVLGIVANTTIVAIFAVGVMLGTYYGAFSTAISSVFLPRATQMVVANASGEQLTDMMIKIGRLSFIVLMFILGAFLLYGQQFVLLWVGESYFDSWIIALIIMLAYTLPLVQGFGNSILEAQNKLRFKALVYLTFLILGTGLGAFLAKDHGAIGMITGSVCGWMIAQNIMNIYYYRVIKINIFRFFKELFHRTVLAFIIALCIGWLINTIPGTGWLNFMFKAFLYSLTYFVLIYFLGCNSYEKALFLNTISKATKLKLNQ; encoded by the coding sequence GTGAGTCAATTAAAAAGGGGAGCATTATTAAATTATACAACGATTATAGTAACTAACGTAGTTGGGCTATTACTCACACCTTTTATTATTAAAAGTTTAGGGGATGATGAGTTTGGATTATATACTATGATTGGTGCATTTGTTGGCTATATTTCCGTCTTGGATTTTGGCCTGAGTAATGCGGTAGTTCGATTTGTTGCTAAATATAAGGCTGAAAAGGACCAAACAGGTGAAGAAAATTTTCTGGCTACAACTCTAATCATTTACGGTATTATATCTGTAATTGTGATCATTGTGGGTACTATTTGTTATTTTAATTTGGAGAATATATTTTCGAATTCTCTCGATTTGGTGCAGTTAGAGAAAGCAAAAATAATGTTTGCGATTTTGATTTTTGCTCTAGCTATTGGGTTACCGGCTGGAGCTTTTGAAGGAATTTGCTTTGGTTATGAAAGATTTGTATTTCCTAAATCCGTAAAACTTTGTCGTTATCTATTGCGTTCCGTAATGGTTGTAGGGTTATTGTTATTAGGAGGCGATGCTGTTTCCTTAGTAATTCTTGATGTTACTCTAAATATAATTTTAATCGCAATAATAATTTACTATGTAATTCGGAGATTAAACGTGAAATTTCGTTTACATCAATTTAGTTTTGATTTACCGAAAAGAATATTCAGTTATTCTATTTGGATTTTTGTTTTTGTTTTAGTTGGACAATTTCAATGGAAAGTAGGCCAAATGGTATTAGGTATCGTTGCCAACACCACAATTGTAGCGATTTTCGCCGTGGGTGTGATGCTAGGCACGTACTATGGAGCTTTCTCTACAGCAATTTCCAGCGTTTTTCTTCCCAGAGCAACTCAGATGGTCGTTGCTAATGCTTCAGGTGAGCAACTTACCGACATGATGATAAAAATTGGCCGTTTATCCTTTATTGTACTCATGTTTATACTAGGAGCATTTTTATTGTACGGACAACAATTTGTTTTATTATGGGTAGGTGAATCATATTTTGACTCCTGGATAATTGCGCTAATAATCATGCTCGCCTACACACTACCACTAGTGCAAGGTTTTGGTAATTCAATCCTCGAAGCTCAGAATAAACTGCGCTTTAAGGCTTTGGTATATCTTACTTTTTTAATACTAGGCACCGGTCTTGGTGCATTTTTAGCTAAAGATCATGGCGCTATAGGTATGATTACCGGTTCTGTATGCGGATGGATGATTGCGCAAAATATAATGAATATCTATTATTACAGAGTGATCAAAATCAACATATTTCGTTTTTTTAAAGAATTATTTCATAGAACAGTTTTAGCATTTATTATCGCCCTGTGCATTGGGTGGCTGATTAATACAATTCCAGGCACGGGTTGGTTAAATTTTATGTTCAAGGCATTCCTTTATAGCCTTACTTATTTCGTGCTTATTTACTTTTTAGGGTGTAATTCATACGAAAAAGCATTGTTTCTTAACACAATCTCCAAGGCAACCAAATTAAAGCTTAACCAATGA
- a CDS encoding nucleotide sugar dehydrogenase, whose amino-acid sequence MKNTKIGIIGLGYVGLPLARLFATKYPVVGFDINKNRILELSKGIDSTLEVDEKTLKSVLVSKAGDESGLYCSDQLEVLADCSVYIITVPTPVDKNNRPNLTPLYKASETVGNVLKRGDIVIYESTVFPGATEEECIPVLERISGLKFNEDFYAGYSPERINPGDKLHTVDKILKVTSGSTPEIGLKVDALYASVISAGTHLAPTIKVAEAAKVIENSQRDINIAFVNELAKIFNLMNIDTHAVLEAAGTKWNFLPFKPGLVGGHCIGVDPYYLAQKAQEVGYHPEIILAGRRLNDSMGQYVASEVIRLMAHQDMLIRNAKVLVLGITFKENCPDVRNTGVVSVIRKLIDFGTNVTIYDPWANSDEVFREYGLVTTNQCPKDQFDVVVLTVAHDEFQSLDLNSMVKSKGVIYDVKGVVKGSVNGRL is encoded by the coding sequence ATGAAAAACACAAAAATTGGAATTATTGGTCTTGGTTATGTGGGCTTGCCATTAGCCCGACTTTTTGCCACAAAGTACCCTGTAGTTGGTTTTGACATCAACAAGAATAGGATTCTTGAATTGAGCAAGGGAATAGATTCTACCCTAGAGGTAGATGAAAAAACACTAAAATCAGTATTGGTTTCTAAAGCAGGGGATGAAAGCGGACTCTATTGTTCTGATCAATTGGAAGTGCTCGCAGATTGTTCGGTTTATATTATAACAGTGCCTACTCCCGTAGATAAAAACAACAGGCCAAATCTCACACCCTTGTACAAAGCCAGTGAAACCGTTGGAAATGTGCTAAAGAGAGGAGATATAGTCATATACGAATCAACCGTTTTCCCCGGAGCAACAGAAGAAGAGTGCATCCCTGTGCTTGAAAGGATCAGTGGGTTGAAATTTAATGAGGACTTTTATGCCGGATACTCCCCGGAGCGGATCAATCCCGGAGATAAACTGCATACCGTAGACAAGATCTTAAAGGTAACCTCAGGCTCAACGCCCGAAATTGGACTTAAAGTAGATGCCTTGTATGCTTCGGTTATTTCGGCAGGGACCCACCTGGCTCCAACAATCAAAGTGGCAGAAGCGGCCAAGGTCATTGAAAATTCCCAACGTGATATTAACATTGCCTTTGTCAATGAATTAGCTAAGATCTTTAATCTGATGAATATTGACACCCATGCCGTACTGGAAGCTGCCGGAACCAAATGGAATTTTTTACCCTTTAAACCGGGTCTCGTAGGCGGGCATTGTATTGGGGTAGATCCTTATTACTTAGCTCAAAAAGCCCAGGAAGTGGGTTATCACCCTGAGATTATACTAGCTGGAAGAAGGCTGAACGATAGTATGGGACAATATGTGGCCTCGGAAGTAATAAGGCTTATGGCACATCAGGATATGCTTATACGGAATGCTAAAGTACTAGTATTGGGCATCACATTTAAAGAAAATTGCCCTGATGTAAGAAATACTGGGGTGGTCAGTGTTATTAGAAAATTGATAGACTTTGGGACAAATGTCACGATATACGATCCATGGGCTAATTCAGATGAAGTTTTTAGAGAATATGGTCTAGTAACGACAAATCAATGTCCTAAAGATCAATTTGACGTCGTTGTTTTAACAGTCGCACATGATGAATTTCAGTCATTAGACCTAAATTCTATGGTAAAATCCAAGGGTGTTATTTATGACGTTAAAGGTGTAGTAAAAGGATCTGTCAATGGCAGACTATAG
- a CDS encoding SDR family oxidoreductase → MNLSQLNLNPEVRILVTGGAGFIGSNLCEALLQNGNQVNCLDNLATGHLHNIQHLLGHPNFKFTEGDIRDLKTCQQLCTGQDFVLHQAALGSVPRSLNDPITSNEVNVNGFLNMLVASRDQKVKRFVYAASSSTYGDSKGLPKVEDRIGKPLSPYAITKYVNELYADIFHKAYGLDTVGLRYFNVFGRKQDPNGAYAAVIPKFVMQLMKHESPVINGDGSYSRDFTYIDNVIEMNIRALSTTNSEALNQVYNVAFGEQTDLNELVSLLKKNLSSFDPKIADVKVKYGPPRKGDVPHSLASIEKAKTLLGYAPKFSIKQGLNEAIQWYWKNLKNQ, encoded by the coding sequence ATGAACCTAAGCCAATTGAATTTAAACCCGGAAGTACGCATTCTGGTAACCGGAGGAGCCGGTTTTATTGGTTCCAATCTCTGTGAAGCATTACTGCAAAATGGAAATCAGGTAAACTGTCTTGATAATTTGGCCACAGGACATTTGCACAATATCCAACACTTATTAGGCCACCCTAATTTCAAATTTACGGAAGGAGACATACGAGACCTTAAAACTTGTCAACAGCTTTGTACAGGGCAGGATTTTGTGCTACATCAGGCGGCATTGGGCTCGGTGCCCAGGTCCCTGAACGATCCTATTACCTCAAACGAGGTAAATGTAAATGGGTTTTTAAATATGCTGGTTGCTTCCAGGGATCAAAAAGTTAAGCGTTTTGTTTATGCTGCAAGTTCATCCACCTATGGAGACTCTAAAGGCTTGCCCAAGGTAGAAGATAGAATTGGCAAGCCGCTTTCTCCATATGCAATCACAAAATATGTCAATGAACTGTATGCTGATATCTTTCACAAAGCTTATGGGTTGGATACCGTTGGTTTACGATATTTTAACGTCTTTGGCAGAAAACAGGATCCCAATGGGGCCTACGCTGCCGTTATCCCCAAGTTTGTGATGCAGTTGATGAAACACGAGTCGCCGGTGATCAATGGAGACGGAAGTTATTCCCGGGATTTCACCTATATTGATAATGTGATTGAAATGAATATAAGGGCGCTTTCAACTACAAATTCAGAAGCCCTAAACCAGGTATACAATGTTGCCTTCGGAGAGCAAACCGATCTGAATGAATTGGTATCTCTGCTCAAAAAAAACCTTTCCTCATTCGATCCTAAAATCGCCGATGTGAAAGTGAAGTACGGCCCACCCAGAAAAGGCGATGTACCCCATTCTCTGGCTTCCATTGAAAAGGCAAAGACGCTATTGGGCTATGCCCCTAAGTTCAGTATCAAACAAGGACTAAATGAAGCAATACAATGGTATTGGAAAAATTTAAAGAACCAATGA
- a CDS encoding NAD-dependent epimerase/dehydratase family protein: MKILVTGAAGFIGFHLCKVLLEKGHDVVGLDNINDYYDVELKHARLSQLGIDKKKSTHFNNPVNSERYKDKFLFLRMHLEDRTALPQLFQKEKFEIVCNMAAQAGVRYSLENPDTYVDSNVVGFLNVLECCRHEGIKNLIYASSSSVYGDSSKVPFTENEQVDKPISLYAATKKSNELMAHTYSHLYGIMTTGLRFFTVYGPWGRPDMALFLFTEAILKGKSIEVFNNGLLERDFTYIDDIVGGVMKVIESDLNSDSKGDSLYKVYNIGNGQPVKLTDFIEVIEKILDKKAIKNMMPMQPGDVTTTWADLGNLKQDFDYSPNTGISVGVRAFIEWYRNYYHL, encoded by the coding sequence ATGAAAATTTTAGTTACCGGGGCTGCCGGCTTTATCGGTTTCCACTTATGCAAAGTACTTCTCGAAAAAGGGCATGATGTGGTGGGGCTGGATAATATTAACGACTATTATGATGTTGAATTAAAACACGCTCGACTTTCCCAATTAGGTATAGATAAAAAAAAATCTACCCACTTCAACAATCCCGTCAACAGTGAGAGATATAAAGATAAATTTCTCTTTTTACGAATGCATTTGGAAGATCGTACAGCATTGCCTCAATTATTTCAAAAAGAAAAATTTGAGATTGTCTGTAATATGGCCGCTCAGGCAGGAGTGCGCTACAGTCTTGAAAACCCGGATACCTACGTGGATAGTAACGTTGTGGGATTTCTTAATGTATTGGAATGCTGCCGTCATGAGGGGATCAAAAACCTGATTTATGCCAGCAGCTCCAGCGTTTATGGAGATAGCAGCAAAGTTCCTTTTACAGAAAATGAGCAGGTAGACAAGCCCATTAGTCTCTATGCCGCTACTAAAAAGAGTAATGAACTGATGGCTCATACGTATAGTCATCTCTATGGAATAATGACCACCGGGCTGCGATTTTTTACAGTATATGGCCCGTGGGGAAGGCCGGATATGGCCTTGTTTTTATTTACTGAGGCAATACTAAAAGGAAAATCTATCGAAGTCTTCAACAACGGTCTATTAGAGCGTGACTTTACCTATATTGATGATATAGTAGGCGGAGTAATGAAGGTTATCGAATCTGATTTGAATTCTGATTCAAAAGGTGATTCATTATATAAAGTGTATAATATTGGAAATGGACAACCCGTAAAACTGACCGATTTTATCGAAGTGATCGAAAAAATATTAGATAAAAAAGCGATCAAGAACATGATGCCCATGCAGCCCGGGGATGTAACCACTACCTGGGCTGATCTGGGAAATCTTAAGCAAGATTTTGACTATAGCCCCAACACGGGAATTTCCGTGGGAGTTAGGGCTTTTATAGAATGGTATCGAAACTATTATCATTTGTAG
- a CDS encoding DegT/DnrJ/EryC1/StrS family aminotransferase has protein sequence MGGTEEHYVKEAFDTNWVAPLGPNVTAFESSIEKYFDNDSYAAALSSGTAAIHLALSILGVSQGDEVLCQSFTFSASANPILYLGAKPVFVDSEKDSWNICPILLEEAIKDRIAKGKKPKVIIAVHLYGMPYKADDIQKVSEKYGIPVLEDSAEALGSTYKDRKCGSLGDIGILSFNGNKIITTSGGGALVTRDPSQKEKAVFLATQARDTAPHYQHSEVGYNYRLSNVLAGIGRGQMEVLDDRVVARRNNYEFYKKALSSVEEITFQKELPDFYANRWLSCILTPSFAIREKIRLALEQQEIESRPLWKPMHLQPVFKDEVHYSNGTSEELFNSGLCLPSGSNLGKDDLELVVHHIKKALQ, from the coding sequence ATGGGAGGTACTGAAGAGCACTATGTAAAAGAAGCTTTTGATACTAATTGGGTTGCACCCCTGGGACCTAATGTTACTGCTTTTGAAAGTTCTATTGAGAAATATTTTGATAATGATTCTTATGCTGCGGCTCTGAGCAGTGGAACCGCCGCAATTCATCTCGCCTTGTCAATCCTTGGCGTTTCACAGGGAGACGAGGTACTTTGTCAGAGTTTTACCTTTTCCGCCTCTGCCAATCCTATCCTGTACCTGGGGGCGAAACCTGTTTTTGTGGATAGCGAAAAAGACAGCTGGAATATCTGTCCGATCTTATTGGAAGAGGCCATAAAAGATCGCATAGCCAAAGGCAAAAAGCCCAAGGTGATCATTGCTGTTCATCTTTATGGAATGCCTTATAAGGCTGATGATATACAGAAAGTTTCAGAGAAGTACGGTATCCCGGTCCTGGAAGATAGCGCAGAAGCCCTTGGCAGTACTTATAAAGATAGGAAATGTGGTAGCTTGGGTGATATCGGAATACTCTCCTTTAACGGAAATAAAATCATTACCACCTCAGGAGGAGGGGCATTGGTCACCAGAGATCCTTCGCAAAAAGAAAAGGCTGTTTTCCTGGCTACCCAGGCCAGAGATACTGCCCCCCACTATCAACACAGTGAAGTAGGATACAATTACCGTTTGAGTAATGTCCTGGCAGGAATAGGACGTGGACAGATGGAAGTTTTGGATGACAGAGTCGTGGCAAGACGCAACAATTATGAATTTTATAAGAAGGCTTTGTCTTCTGTTGAGGAGATCACATTTCAAAAAGAACTTCCTGACTTTTATGCCAATAGGTGGTTAAGTTGTATCTTAACTCCCTCTTTTGCCATAAGGGAAAAGATACGTTTAGCCTTAGAGCAGCAGGAAATTGAATCCAGGCCCCTTTGGAAACCCATGCACTTGCAACCTGTTTTTAAGGATGAAGTTCATTATAGCAATGGAACATCCGAAGAACTTTTTAATTCAGGACTTTGTTTACCTAGTGGCTCTAACCTGGGAAAAGATGACCTGGAGCTGGTAGTTCACCATATTAAAAAGGCTTTACAATGA
- a CDS encoding polysaccharide biosynthesis protein, with translation MIRKYLAKYLIKYASKWIVLAIDVTIVAASFILSYFIRFNLSLNFEVEWLLMQLPVVMLISAIAFLITGSYKGVVRHTGQKDVYNLFNAICLSSIITISFLILNKEISLLEGFTIPLPIIIFHSLISFLILTASRYVFKSMYYSLSNRNVAYKNVIIYGAGESGILTYNALSGQSKENIRVLGYIDHSKRKIGKQINGIPVYAKEALTEQFIARHGVSEIIFSIQNINSKKLRSLVEELVDLPVQVKIVPPIQDWINGELKLSQIKKVQIEDLLERTPIKIINQQIGNELAGKTIFVTGGAGSIGSELVRQIASYRYKTLVIIDQAESALYDLQQELKQDGKHNFIPLVGDIRDKNRMNTFFQEHQPDMVFHAAAYKHVPLMEYNAYEAIKINVAGTKAIADLSVQYNVGKFVLISTDKAVNPTNVMGATKRIAEIYIGCKQQEGVTKFITTRFGNVLGSNGSVIPLFRKQIEKGGPLTVTHEAVTRYFMTIPEASQLVLEAAVMGVGGEIFIFDMGESVKIFDLAKNMIKLSGLQYPEDIDIKITGLRPGEKLYEELLANGENTLPTHHKKIMISKTRDFNVQKMRSKIDELCVTNMFFNGNPVVLMKEIVPEYVSNNSELSKFDKKKESPKNIATISENF, from the coding sequence ATGATTAGAAAATACCTTGCTAAATATCTGATTAAATACGCCTCTAAATGGATCGTACTGGCTATCGATGTCACCATCGTGGCGGCGTCTTTTATCTTGTCATACTTTATTCGATTCAACTTAAGCCTGAATTTTGAGGTGGAGTGGTTATTAATGCAATTGCCAGTGGTGATGTTAATTTCGGCTATTGCTTTTTTAATAACCGGCTCCTACAAAGGCGTGGTCAGGCATACAGGGCAAAAGGATGTTTACAACCTGTTTAATGCCATCTGTCTTTCCAGTATCATTACTATCAGTTTTCTCATACTAAACAAAGAAATCAGTTTGTTAGAAGGGTTTACTATTCCCTTACCAATTATTATCTTTCACAGTCTGATCTCCTTTTTAATTCTTACGGCTTCGCGATATGTTTTTAAAAGTATGTATTACAGCCTTTCTAATCGAAATGTGGCTTACAAAAATGTCATTATTTACGGGGCGGGAGAATCCGGTATTTTAACGTATAACGCGCTTTCTGGGCAATCCAAAGAGAATATTCGTGTTTTGGGTTATATAGACCACTCCAAGCGGAAAATTGGAAAGCAGATCAACGGGATTCCTGTGTATGCAAAAGAAGCACTCACGGAACAATTTATAGCCCGGCACGGGGTTTCCGAGATAATTTTTTCCATTCAAAATATCAATTCTAAGAAACTGAGATCCCTGGTAGAAGAGTTGGTAGACCTTCCTGTACAGGTCAAGATCGTACCCCCAATACAGGATTGGATCAACGGCGAACTTAAGCTCTCTCAGATCAAAAAAGTACAGATTGAAGATCTGTTGGAAAGAACACCGATCAAAATCATCAATCAGCAAATTGGGAATGAATTGGCCGGGAAAACTATCTTCGTTACCGGCGGGGCCGGTTCTATTGGAAGTGAACTGGTAAGACAAATTGCATCTTACAGATACAAGACTCTTGTCATTATCGACCAGGCCGAATCTGCTTTGTACGACCTGCAACAGGAACTGAAACAGGACGGGAAGCACAATTTTATTCCTTTAGTAGGGGATATTCGCGATAAAAACAGAATGAACACATTCTTCCAGGAACACCAACCGGACATGGTCTTCCACGCGGCAGCCTACAAGCATGTTCCACTGATGGAGTACAATGCTTATGAGGCGATCAAGATCAATGTGGCAGGAACAAAAGCTATAGCCGATCTCTCGGTTCAGTATAATGTAGGAAAATTTGTTTTGATTTCCACAGATAAAGCAGTAAATCCTACCAATGTGATGGGCGCTACCAAGAGGATTGCTGAGATCTATATTGGTTGTAAACAACAGGAGGGAGTAACTAAATTTATTACCACTCGCTTTGGAAATGTCCTGGGTTCAAATGGATCTGTGATTCCATTGTTCAGGAAGCAGATAGAAAAAGGAGGGCCCCTTACCGTCACTCACGAAGCCGTGACGCGGTATTTTATGACCATACCTGAGGCATCCCAATTAGTACTTGAGGCTGCGGTGATGGGAGTAGGAGGGGAGATCTTTATCTTTGACATGGGTGAATCCGTAAAAATATTTGATCTGGCCAAAAACATGATCAAGTTATCGGGACTCCAATATCCCGAAGATATCGATATAAAAATTACAGGCTTACGTCCAGGAGAAAAACTCTATGAGGAATTACTGGCCAATGGGGAAAACACCTTGCCTACCCATCATAAAAAGATTATGATTAGTAAGACCCGAGATTTCAATGTTCAGAAGATGCGATCGAAAATAGACGAATTATGCGTTACTAATATGTTTTTTAACGGAAATCCGGTGGTGCTGATGAAAGAAATTGTTCCAGAATACGTATCTAACAACTCTGAATTAAGTAAATTCGATAAGAAAAAAGAATCACCTAAGAATATAGCAACCATTAGCGAAAATTTTTAA
- a CDS encoding polysaccharide biosynthesis/export family protein, translating into MLKYNISLDLRKQLTRGSLILFFLMLFSCGSKKDIVYFQDTADFETVVGVNRAVPKFKIDDELVIIISTLNPEASVPFNLYRRIGESGSESEASQVTYLVDEKGEIDFPVLGKIGVVGLSTEELRISLQEKLSDYLKDPIINIRLRNFTVTILGEVNQPGTYPVIGEQISILEALGLAGDITIKGKRDNILVIRDFNGTKVYNRIDLLSKNALDSPAYYLTQNDVVYVEPNQSKVSESTIDSRTTITLSIVSLIITSTLILTR; encoded by the coding sequence ATGCTGAAATACAACATATCACTAGATCTACGGAAACAATTAACAAGAGGTTCCCTTATACTATTTTTTCTTATGCTATTTTCTTGTGGTTCAAAAAAAGATATTGTTTATTTTCAAGATACTGCAGATTTTGAAACTGTTGTTGGCGTCAACAGGGCAGTGCCAAAGTTTAAGATAGATGATGAATTGGTCATAATAATTTCAACCCTTAATCCTGAGGCTAGTGTGCCTTTTAACCTTTACAGAAGAATAGGAGAAAGCGGCAGTGAATCAGAAGCCAGCCAGGTAACTTATCTTGTAGACGAGAAAGGAGAAATAGATTTTCCTGTCCTTGGTAAGATTGGGGTAGTAGGATTATCGACCGAAGAGCTGAGAATTTCTCTTCAAGAGAAACTCTCAGATTATCTCAAGGATCCGATTATCAATATTCGCCTTCGAAACTTTACCGTAACTATATTAGGAGAAGTTAACCAACCCGGGACCTATCCGGTAATTGGAGAGCAGATTTCTATTTTGGAAGCTTTAGGCTTAGCCGGTGATATTACAATTAAAGGTAAACGCGATAATATTCTGGTAATCCGAGATTTCAACGGAACCAAAGTATACAATCGTATTGATCTTTTATCAAAGAATGCTTTGGATTCACCGGCATATTATCTTACACAAAATGATGTAGTTTATGTTGAGCCTAACCAGTCAAAGGTAAGTGAATCTACTATTGATAGCAGAACGACAATTACTCTTTCAATTGTATCTTTGATTATTACAAGTACCCTTATTTTAACAAGATAG